One region of Microbacterium rhizosphaerae genomic DNA includes:
- a CDS encoding LysR family transcriptional regulator, translated as METRLLEYFVAVAQEGGFTRAAERCHAAQSTVSAGIRALESDLGVVLFERDTRRVAQTPTGAAVLPLARELLDQLGRLRDVASDDGVLRGTLRVGTLTNVVAGMRLSSVLGRFQAQHPGVDLQLSPSPTGSAGLARDLADGRIDLAFLGGAPMPLADLEAEPLARSIFVAILPLGHPLGEQDIVPLAELVRLPFIDSPEGFGNRTALDSAIAARGLARRTTIEIADVAQMPLFVAAGLGVAVMPRSLVPSDVVGVDLHPLDTLIEWELLVATRRRPSAAARALRTAVAAEFASD; from the coding sequence ATGGAGACGCGCCTGCTGGAGTACTTCGTCGCCGTGGCGCAAGAGGGCGGGTTCACGCGGGCCGCCGAGCGCTGCCATGCCGCGCAGTCCACCGTGTCGGCCGGCATCCGCGCGCTCGAATCCGATCTCGGGGTCGTGCTGTTCGAGCGCGATACGCGGCGGGTCGCCCAGACGCCGACGGGTGCCGCGGTCCTGCCCCTGGCGCGCGAGCTCCTCGACCAGCTCGGACGGCTGCGGGATGTCGCGTCGGACGACGGCGTGCTGCGCGGGACGCTCCGAGTCGGCACGCTCACCAATGTCGTGGCCGGGATGCGCCTGTCCTCGGTGCTGGGGCGCTTCCAGGCGCAGCATCCCGGTGTGGACCTGCAGCTCTCGCCGAGTCCGACGGGGTCCGCCGGACTCGCCCGGGACCTCGCCGACGGCCGCATCGACCTGGCATTCCTCGGCGGCGCGCCGATGCCGCTGGCCGATCTCGAGGCGGAGCCGCTCGCCCGATCGATCTTCGTGGCGATCCTCCCCCTCGGTCACCCCCTGGGGGAACAGGACATCGTTCCTCTGGCCGAGCTGGTGCGCCTGCCGTTCATCGACTCGCCGGAGGGCTTCGGAAACCGCACGGCGCTCGACAGCGCCATCGCCGCGCGGGGTCTTGCCCGACGCACCACGATCGAGATCGCCGACGTCGCGCAGATGCCGCTGTTCGTCGCCGCAGGCCTCGGTGTCGCGGTGATGCCGCGCTCACTTGTGCCGTCCGACGTGGTGGGTGTCGACCTGCATCCGCTCGACACCCTGATCGAATGGGAGCTGCTCGTCGCGACCCGTCGGCGACCCTCGGCGGCAGCGCGAGCGCTGCGCACCGCCGTCGCCGCGGAGTTCGCCTCGGACTGA
- the guaB gene encoding IMP dehydrogenase, translated as MEQPDPFGFVGLTYDDVLLLPGHTDVIPSEADTSSRVTRRITVATPLISSAMDTVTEARMAIAVAREGGLGIIHRNLPIEDQAAMVDRVKRSESGMISNPITTTPDATVDEVDRLCAQYRVSGLPVIDDDRRLVGIITNRDMRFVSGFERKSTYVKDVMTSENLVTGHVGIGAGEVIATFAKHRVEKLPLIDDDGRLAGLITIKDFDKSEKYPLATKDEQGRLRVGAAIGFFGDAWQRAEALRDAGVDVLVVDTANGQSAGVIDIVKRIKADPTFDHIDVIGGNVATREGAQALIDAGVDAVKVGVGPGSICTTRIVAGVGVPQVTAVYEASLAAREAGVPIIADGGLQYSGDIAKALVAGADAVMIGSLFAGTDESPGEIVFQGGKQFKLYRGMGSLGALQTRGKKTSYSKDRYFQADVPSDDKLIPEGIEGQVAYRGPVSAVAYQLVGGLRQSMFYVGARTVEELKTKGRFVRITAAGLKESHPHDVQIVVEAPNYKK; from the coding sequence ATGGAGCAGCCTGACCCGTTCGGTTTCGTCGGACTCACGTACGACGACGTCCTGCTCCTGCCGGGGCACACCGACGTCATCCCCAGTGAGGCCGACACGTCGTCGCGGGTCACGCGTCGCATCACGGTCGCCACGCCGCTCATCTCGAGCGCGATGGACACCGTCACCGAGGCGCGGATGGCGATCGCGGTCGCGCGCGAGGGCGGTCTGGGCATCATCCACCGCAACCTGCCCATCGAGGACCAGGCCGCGATGGTCGACCGCGTCAAGCGCAGCGAGTCGGGCATGATCTCGAACCCCATCACGACGACCCCCGACGCCACCGTGGACGAGGTCGACCGGCTGTGCGCGCAGTACCGCGTCTCGGGTCTCCCGGTCATCGACGACGATCGGCGCCTGGTCGGCATCATCACCAACCGCGACATGCGGTTCGTGTCGGGATTCGAGCGCAAGTCGACCTACGTCAAGGACGTCATGACGAGCGAGAACCTCGTCACCGGTCACGTCGGCATCGGAGCCGGCGAGGTCATCGCGACGTTCGCGAAGCACCGCGTCGAGAAGCTTCCGCTCATCGACGACGACGGCAGGCTCGCCGGCCTCATCACCATCAAGGACTTCGACAAGAGCGAGAAGTATCCGCTCGCCACCAAGGACGAGCAGGGGCGCCTGCGCGTCGGCGCGGCGATCGGGTTCTTCGGCGATGCGTGGCAGCGCGCCGAGGCGCTCCGCGATGCCGGTGTCGATGTGCTCGTCGTCGACACCGCCAACGGGCAGTCCGCCGGCGTCATCGACATCGTCAAGCGCATCAAGGCCGATCCGACCTTCGACCACATCGACGTCATCGGCGGCAACGTGGCGACCCGCGAGGGCGCGCAGGCGCTCATCGACGCGGGTGTGGATGCCGTCAAGGTCGGCGTCGGTCCGGGCTCCATCTGCACCACGCGCATCGTCGCGGGCGTCGGCGTGCCCCAGGTCACCGCGGTGTACGAGGCATCCCTCGCGGCGCGCGAGGCCGGCGTCCCGATCATCGCCGACGGTGGCCTGCAGTACTCGGGCGACATCGCCAAGGCGCTCGTCGCGGGCGCGGACGCGGTCATGATCGGCTCGCTGTTCGCCGGCACCGACGAGAGCCCGGGCGAGATCGTCTTCCAGGGCGGCAAGCAGTTCAAGCTGTACCGCGGCATGGGCTCGCTCGGTGCCCTGCAGACGCGCGGCAAGAAGACCTCCTACTCGAAGGACCGCTACTTCCAGGCCGACGTTCCAAGCGACGACAAGCTGATCCCCGAGGGCATCGAGGGTCAGGTCGCGTACCGCGGCCCCGTCTCCGCTGTGGCCTACCAGCTCGTCGGCGGCCTGCGGCAGTCGATGTTCTACGTCGGCGCCCGCACCGTCGAGGAGCTCAAGACCAAGGGGCGCTTCGTGCGGATCACCGCGGCCGGGCTCAAGGAGTCGCACCCGCACGACGTGCAGATCGTCGTCGAGGCGCCCAACTACAAGAAGTAG
- the guaA gene encoding glutamine-hydrolyzing GMP synthase: MTDQPETSQRPVLVVDFGAQYAQLIARRVREAGVYSEIVPHDATAADIAAKNPVGIILTGGPSSVYEEGAPRLDPDVLELGVPTLGICYGFQVMAQTLGGRVANTGLREYGATDAVITGDGGVLLGGQPSEQNVWMSHGDQVAEAPEGFTVLAKTGATEVAAFSNDEKRLYGVQWHPEVKHSDYGQRVIENFLHRAAGLPADWNSGNVIAEQVERIREQVGDARVISALSGGVDSAVSTALVHKAIGDQLTAVFVDHGLLRKGEREQVEQDYVASTGVRLITVDAADTFLGHLAGVTDPEEKRKIIGREFIRAFEKVQRELVDEAKAEGAPIKFLVQGTLYPDVVESGGGTGTANIKSHHNVGGLPDDLDFDLIEPLRTLFKDEVRAIGRELGIPEAIVGRQPFPGPGLGIRIIGEVTRDRLEILRDADAIAREELSTAGLDGEIWQCPVVLLADVRSVGVQGDGRTYGHPIVLRPVSSEDAMTADWTRLPYDVLSKISNRITNEVREVNRVVLDVTSKPPGTIEWE, translated from the coding sequence ATGACCGACCAGCCCGAGACCTCACAGCGTCCCGTCCTCGTCGTCGACTTCGGCGCACAGTATGCGCAGCTGATCGCGCGTCGCGTGCGCGAGGCCGGCGTCTACAGCGAGATCGTGCCCCACGACGCGACGGCCGCCGACATCGCCGCGAAGAACCCGGTGGGCATCATCCTCACCGGCGGCCCCTCGTCGGTGTACGAGGAGGGCGCTCCGCGCCTCGACCCCGATGTGCTCGAGCTGGGCGTGCCCACGCTCGGCATCTGCTACGGCTTCCAGGTCATGGCCCAGACTCTGGGCGGGCGGGTCGCGAACACCGGGCTGCGGGAGTACGGCGCGACGGATGCCGTGATCACCGGCGACGGCGGCGTGCTCCTCGGCGGCCAGCCGAGCGAGCAGAACGTGTGGATGAGCCACGGCGACCAGGTCGCCGAGGCGCCGGAGGGCTTCACGGTCCTGGCCAAGACGGGGGCGACCGAGGTCGCGGCCTTCAGCAACGACGAGAAGCGCCTCTACGGCGTGCAGTGGCACCCCGAGGTCAAGCACTCGGACTACGGCCAGCGCGTGATCGAGAACTTCCTGCACCGGGCGGCGGGCCTTCCCGCCGACTGGAACAGCGGCAACGTCATCGCCGAGCAGGTGGAGCGCATCCGCGAGCAGGTCGGCGATGCGCGGGTCATCTCCGCCCTGTCCGGCGGTGTCGACTCCGCGGTCTCGACCGCCCTGGTGCACAAGGCCATCGGCGACCAGCTGACGGCGGTGTTCGTCGACCACGGCCTGCTCCGCAAGGGCGAGCGCGAACAGGTCGAGCAGGACTACGTCGCCTCGACGGGCGTGCGCCTGATCACGGTGGATGCCGCGGACACCTTCCTCGGCCACCTCGCCGGCGTGACGGACCCCGAGGAGAAGCGCAAGATCATCGGCCGCGAGTTCATCCGCGCGTTCGAGAAGGTGCAGCGCGAGCTCGTCGACGAGGCCAAGGCAGAGGGCGCGCCGATCAAGTTCCTCGTGCAGGGCACGCTGTACCCGGATGTCGTGGAGTCCGGCGGCGGTACCGGCACCGCGAACATCAAGTCGCACCACAATGTGGGGGGTCTTCCCGACGACCTCGACTTCGACCTCATCGAGCCGTTGCGCACCCTGTTCAAGGACGAGGTGCGCGCGATCGGCCGGGAGCTCGGCATCCCCGAGGCCATCGTCGGCCGCCAACCCTTCCCGGGACCGGGCCTCGGCATCCGGATCATCGGCGAAGTCACTCGCGATCGCCTCGAGATCCTGCGCGACGCGGATGCCATCGCGCGCGAGGAGCTCAGCACGGCGGGGCTCGACGGCGAGATCTGGCAGTGCCCGGTCGTGCTGCTCGCCGATGTGCGCTCGGTCGGCGTGCAGGGCGACGGCCGCACGTACGGCCACCCCATCGTGCTGCGTCCGGTCTCCAGCGAGGACGCCATGACCGCGGACTGGACGCGCCTGCCCTACGACGTCCTCTCGAAGATCTCGAACCGCATCACCAACGAGGTGCGCGAGGTGAACCGCGTCGTGCTCGACGTCACGTCGAAGCCCCCGGGGACCATCGAGTGGGAGTGA
- a CDS encoding DUF3817 domain-containing protein → MPPAPKIASFPAIRGALKFYQICSVITGTFLLLLCAEMIVKYAFGHELFLGGSGGFLSFAPVIEGPHGTESSGDGLNVSMSILVVHGWFYVVYLFSCFRVWSLMRWPFWRFLLLAAGGIVPFLSFIMEGIVARDVKRYMQEREAAVVAEMAGDASTDSESSATPSRSEGAR, encoded by the coding sequence ATGCCTCCCGCCCCCAAGATCGCCAGTTTTCCGGCGATCCGCGGCGCGCTGAAGTTCTATCAGATCTGCTCGGTGATCACGGGTACGTTCCTGCTTCTGCTCTGCGCCGAGATGATCGTCAAGTACGCCTTCGGACACGAGCTCTTCCTCGGGGGATCCGGCGGATTCCTCTCCTTCGCACCCGTGATCGAAGGTCCGCACGGTACCGAGTCCTCGGGCGACGGTCTGAACGTGTCGATGTCGATCCTCGTGGTCCACGGCTGGTTCTACGTCGTCTACCTGTTCTCGTGCTTCCGCGTGTGGAGCCTCATGCGGTGGCCGTTCTGGCGCTTCCTGCTGCTGGCCGCCGGCGGCATCGTGCCCTTCCTGTCCTTCATCATGGAGGGCATCGTCGCGCGCGACGTCAAGCGGTACATGCAGGAGCGCGAGGCCGCCGTCGTCGCCGAGATGGCGGGCGACGCATCCACCGATTCCGAAAGCTCGGCCACCCCCTCGCGATCCGAAGGAGCTCGATGA
- a CDS encoding ABC-F family ATP-binding cassette domain-containing protein, which produces MGYIDVAGVSFTLPDGRPLLDEVSFRVGEGRTTALIGANGAGKTTLLRMIRDEVVPDSGVVSVGGGLGVMDQFVGHSRPGQTVHDLLVAVAPDRVRGASRELDASEIAIIERDDTDTQLRYATAIADYADAGGYEHETVWDACTTAALGIPFERARFRDLESLSGGEQKRLALEALLRGPDEVLLLDEPDNYLDVPGKRWLEEQLRATPKTVLLVSHDRELLARAAERIVTLEVGAAGSSAWVHGGGFASYHQAREDRMARLDELRRRWDEEHAKLRNLVATLRVKAANSDDFASRYRAAQTRLRRFEEVGPPEERPREQHLTLRLRGSRTGKRAVVVEGLELTGLMRPFDLEVWFGDRVAVLGSNGSGKSHFLRLLAGGGSDPDALLGHVTAVGATLEPVAHAGRAVLGARVVPGWFAQTHRHPEFTGRTLLEILHRGDAERPGMPRDAASSALDRYGLVAQAEQPFESLSGGQQARLQILLLELSGVTLLLLDEPTDNLDLVSAEALEDALARFEGTVLAVTHDRWFARSFDRFLVFGADGRVYESNEPVWDEARVARAR; this is translated from the coding sequence GTGGGATACATCGATGTCGCCGGCGTGAGCTTCACGCTGCCCGATGGCCGGCCGCTCCTCGACGAGGTCTCGTTCCGCGTCGGCGAGGGGCGCACCACCGCGCTCATCGGCGCCAACGGCGCAGGCAAGACGACGCTCCTGCGCATGATCCGCGACGAGGTCGTTCCCGACAGCGGTGTCGTCTCCGTCGGGGGCGGACTCGGGGTCATGGATCAGTTCGTCGGCCACAGCCGACCGGGCCAGACCGTGCACGACCTGCTCGTCGCCGTGGCGCCCGACCGCGTCCGCGGCGCATCCCGCGAGCTCGACGCATCCGAGATCGCGATCATCGAGCGCGACGACACCGACACCCAGCTGCGCTACGCGACCGCGATCGCCGACTACGCCGATGCGGGCGGCTACGAGCACGAGACCGTGTGGGATGCCTGCACCACGGCGGCTCTCGGCATCCCCTTCGAGCGCGCCCGGTTCCGCGATCTCGAGTCCCTGTCCGGCGGCGAGCAGAAGCGACTGGCGCTCGAGGCGCTGCTGCGCGGACCCGACGAGGTGCTGCTCCTCGACGAGCCGGACAACTACCTCGACGTTCCCGGCAAGCGCTGGCTCGAGGAGCAGCTGCGGGCGACGCCCAAGACGGTGCTGCTCGTGTCGCACGATCGGGAGCTGCTCGCGCGCGCTGCAGAGCGCATCGTGACGCTCGAGGTCGGGGCGGCGGGCAGCTCGGCATGGGTGCACGGCGGTGGCTTCGCGAGCTACCACCAGGCCCGCGAGGACCGGATGGCCCGCCTCGACGAGCTGCGCCGTCGCTGGGACGAGGAGCACGCCAAGCTCAGGAACCTCGTCGCCACGCTGCGCGTCAAGGCCGCCAACAGCGACGACTTCGCCTCACGGTACCGCGCCGCCCAGACACGGCTGCGCAGGTTCGAGGAGGTCGGACCGCCCGAGGAGCGGCCGCGCGAGCAGCACCTCACGCTGCGCCTCCGCGGCTCGCGCACCGGCAAACGCGCCGTCGTCGTCGAGGGTCTCGAGCTCACCGGCCTCATGCGGCCGTTCGATCTCGAGGTCTGGTTCGGCGATCGGGTCGCCGTGCTCGGCTCGAACGGGTCCGGCAAATCGCACTTCCTGCGCCTGCTCGCAGGCGGTGGATCCGACCCGGACGCGCTGCTCGGCCACGTCACGGCAGTCGGTGCGACGCTGGAGCCGGTTGCGCACGCCGGCCGCGCCGTCCTCGGCGCGCGCGTCGTTCCCGGCTGGTTCGCCCAGACCCACCGGCATCCCGAGTTCACGGGCCGCACGCTCCTGGAGATCCTCCATCGCGGCGACGCGGAGCGGCCGGGGATGCCGAGGGATGCGGCGAGCTCGGCGCTCGACCGCTACGGGCTCGTCGCCCAGGCGGAGCAGCCCTTCGAGTCGCTGTCGGGCGGCCAGCAGGCGCGCCTGCAGATCCTGCTGCTCGAGCTCTCGGGTGTCACGCTGCTGCTGCTGGACGAGCCGACCGACAACCTCGACCTCGTCTCGGCCGAGGCTCTCGAGGATGCCCTGGCGCGCTTCGAGGGGACGGTCCTCGCCGTCACGCACGACCGTTGGTTCGCGCGCTCCTTCGACCGCTTCCTCGTGTTCGGGGCGGACGGCCGCGTGTACGAGTCGAATGAGCCGGTGTGGGACGAGGCCCGGGTGGCGAGAGCCCGCTGA
- a CDS encoding GuaB3 family IMP dehydrogenase-related protein, with amino-acid sequence MELELGRGKRARRAYTFDDIAVVPSRRTRNPEDVSTAWTIDAFPFAVPVIGAPMDSVVSPQTAIMLGRLGALGVLDLEGLWTRYDDPEPLLAEIAALDDEVATRRMQEIYAEPIKPELVRDRLAEIRAAGVTVAGALTPQRTQELYETVVSAGVDLFVIRGTTVSAEHVSSVAEPLNLKKFIYDLDVPVIVGGAATYTAALHLMRTGAAGVLVGFGGGAASTTRATLGLHAPMATAVADVAGARRDYLDESGGRYVHVIADGGVGTSGDIVKAIAMGADAVMLGVALARATDAPGGGFHWGAEAHHPHLPRGRRVAVEHVATLEEILYGPAPVADGTVNLIGALKKSMATTGYSDLKEFQRVEVVVAPY; translated from the coding sequence ATGGAGCTCGAGCTCGGCCGCGGCAAGCGCGCGCGCCGCGCCTACACGTTCGACGACATCGCCGTCGTGCCCTCGCGCCGCACGCGCAACCCCGAGGACGTCTCGACCGCCTGGACGATCGACGCGTTCCCGTTCGCGGTGCCGGTCATCGGCGCACCGATGGACTCGGTCGTGAGCCCCCAGACGGCCATCATGCTCGGCCGTCTCGGCGCGCTCGGCGTGCTCGACCTCGAAGGACTGTGGACGCGCTACGACGACCCGGAGCCGCTGCTCGCCGAGATCGCCGCACTCGATGACGAGGTCGCGACGCGACGGATGCAGGAGATCTACGCCGAGCCGATCAAGCCCGAGCTCGTGCGCGACCGGCTGGCGGAGATCCGCGCCGCCGGCGTCACCGTCGCCGGCGCCCTCACCCCGCAGCGGACGCAGGAGCTCTACGAGACCGTGGTCTCCGCCGGCGTCGATCTGTTCGTCATCCGCGGCACCACCGTGTCCGCCGAGCACGTGTCGTCCGTCGCCGAGCCGCTGAATCTCAAGAAGTTCATCTACGACCTCGACGTCCCCGTGATCGTCGGCGGCGCGGCGACCTACACGGCCGCGCTGCACCTCATGCGCACGGGGGCAGCGGGCGTCCTCGTCGGCTTCGGCGGGGGAGCCGCATCCACCACCCGCGCGACCCTCGGTCTGCACGCGCCGATGGCCACTGCGGTCGCCGACGTCGCGGGCGCGCGTCGCGACTACCTCGACGAGTCGGGTGGCCGCTACGTGCACGTCATCGCCGACGGCGGTGTCGGCACGTCGGGCGACATCGTCAAGGCGATCGCCATGGGCGCCGACGCCGTCATGCTCGGCGTGGCCCTGGCGCGGGCGACGGATGCGCCGGGCGGCGGCTTCCACTGGGGTGCCGAGGCGCACCACCCGCACCTGCCGCGCGGCCGTCGCGTCGCCGTCGAGCACGTCGCCACGCTCGAGGAGATCCTCTACGGGCCCGCACCCGTCGCCGACGGGACCGTCAACCTCATCGGCGCGCTCAAGAAGTCCATGGCCACGACCGGGTACTCCGACCTCAAGGAGTTCCAGCGCGTCGAGGTCGTCGTCGCGCCGTACTGA
- the rarD gene encoding EamA family transporter RarD, which translates to MPVAASDRERRRGVVYTFSAYLLWGVFPLYFLLLAPTGPWEIVAWRIILSFVFCALLLTVTRTWPKLLAIVRQPRLLGWTAAAGVLIYVNWQTYLIGTLTGNVVETSLGYFINPIVTVLLGVLVLRERIDVLQWVAIGIVVVAVIVSVVAYGDVPWIALILAFSFGFYGLVKKRIGTAVDAVSGLTLESFWLLPVAIVELIVVGMTSGLTIFGYGPWHAVLVLMAGVVTAVPLLLFASGARRVPLTIVGLLQFITPILQFLVGVAILHEPMPPARWIGFGLVWIALILLTVDSLRSVRRSRAAA; encoded by the coding sequence ACGTTCTCCGCCTACCTGCTGTGGGGCGTGTTCCCGCTGTACTTCCTCCTGCTCGCCCCGACGGGGCCGTGGGAGATCGTCGCGTGGCGCATCATCCTCTCCTTCGTCTTCTGCGCGCTGCTGCTCACGGTCACGCGCACGTGGCCGAAGCTTCTGGCCATCGTTCGACAGCCGCGGCTGCTCGGCTGGACCGCGGCGGCCGGCGTCCTCATCTACGTCAACTGGCAGACGTACCTCATCGGAACGCTGACCGGAAACGTGGTCGAGACGAGCCTCGGGTATTTCATCAACCCGATCGTGACCGTGCTGCTCGGTGTCCTGGTACTGCGTGAGCGCATCGACGTCCTGCAGTGGGTGGCGATCGGCATCGTGGTCGTCGCCGTGATCGTGAGCGTCGTCGCCTACGGCGACGTGCCGTGGATCGCGCTCATCCTCGCGTTCTCGTTCGGCTTCTACGGACTCGTCAAGAAGCGGATCGGCACCGCGGTGGATGCCGTGAGCGGCCTGACCCTCGAGTCGTTCTGGCTGCTGCCCGTCGCGATCGTCGAACTCATCGTCGTCGGGATGACGAGCGGACTCACGATCTTCGGCTACGGGCCATGGCACGCCGTGCTCGTGCTGATGGCGGGCGTCGTGACCGCGGTCCCGCTCCTCCTGTTCGCGTCGGGCGCGCGTCGCGTGCCGCTGACGATCGTCGGCCTGCTGCAGTTCATCACGCCGATCCTGCAGTTCCTCGTCGGCGTCGCGATCCTGCACGAGCCGATGCCCCCGGCGCGCTGGATCGGATTCGGGCTCGTCTGGATCGCGCTCATCCTGCTGACGGTCGACTCGCTGCGCAGCGTCCGACGGTCCCGCGCCGCGGCCTGA
- a CDS encoding MFS transporter yields MSTGTASTPTAAVRQRRHRLGFGIVTAAFLTTMAFTTVPTPLYGFYQRADDFPTWVVTVIFAAYAIGVLGALFLVGHISDWAGRRRMILIGITLEIVAAVLFLLWPGVAGLIVARVISGAGIGTLMATASAHLVELAEVAEPESGPARATTVATVVNTGGLALGPLVAGAVATMFPAPTITPFVVFLVLLAIAAAALMAVPETVDRTAKRPHYRPQRVSLPEGARGDFAAAATAAFAGFAVFGLFTSLAPSVLAHVMHVASPLAGGAVSFSVLAAAAASQLVLARWAMSRQLPVALGLMVVGLAALAIGALTADLLLFVASGILAGAGVGLVFRGAMLTAGALARPERRGEVLAGMFLVAYAGLVLPVLAVGVGVAFFPIPVVLLVFAITVAVLVHVATIPMIRRGGRA; encoded by the coding sequence ATGAGCACCGGGACCGCATCCACCCCCACCGCAGCAGTCCGGCAACGGCGGCATCGACTCGGATTCGGCATCGTCACGGCCGCCTTCCTCACGACGATGGCCTTCACGACCGTGCCGACGCCCCTCTACGGCTTCTACCAGCGCGCAGACGACTTCCCGACCTGGGTCGTCACGGTGATCTTCGCCGCCTATGCCATCGGCGTCCTCGGTGCACTGTTCCTCGTGGGACACATCTCGGACTGGGCCGGGCGACGGCGGATGATCCTCATCGGAATCACGCTGGAGATCGTCGCCGCCGTGCTCTTCCTGCTCTGGCCGGGAGTGGCCGGTCTCATCGTCGCCCGCGTCATCTCGGGCGCGGGCATCGGCACGCTCATGGCCACCGCATCCGCGCATCTCGTCGAGCTGGCCGAGGTCGCCGAGCCTGAGTCGGGGCCCGCACGGGCCACGACGGTGGCCACGGTCGTGAACACCGGCGGCCTGGCGCTCGGTCCGCTCGTGGCTGGCGCGGTCGCGACCATGTTCCCTGCGCCGACCATCACGCCGTTCGTCGTCTTCCTCGTTCTGCTGGCGATCGCCGCGGCGGCCCTGATGGCGGTGCCGGAGACGGTCGACCGCACGGCGAAGCGTCCGCATTATCGCCCGCAGCGCGTCTCCCTGCCCGAGGGAGCGCGTGGCGACTTCGCCGCGGCCGCGACCGCCGCCTTCGCCGGGTTCGCGGTGTTCGGCCTGTTCACGTCGCTCGCTCCCAGCGTCCTCGCGCATGTGATGCACGTGGCGTCGCCGCTTGCCGGAGGGGCGGTGAGCTTCTCGGTGCTCGCAGCTGCCGCGGCCTCGCAGCTGGTCTTGGCCCGGTGGGCGATGTCCCGGCAGCTGCCGGTCGCGCTGGGACTGATGGTCGTCGGGCTCGCCGCCCTCGCGATCGGCGCGCTCACGGCGGATCTCCTCCTGTTCGTGGCATCCGGCATCCTCGCCGGAGCCGGTGTCGGGCTGGTCTTCCGCGGTGCAATGCTGACGGCCGGCGCTCTCGCACGGCCCGAGCGGCGCGGCGAGGTGCTGGCGGGCATGTTCCTCGTCGCCTACGCGGGGCTCGTCCTGCCGGTGCTCGCGGTCGGCGTCGGCGTCGCGTTCTTCCCGATCCCGGTCGTCCTGTTGGTCTTCGCGATCACCGTGGCGGTGCTCGTCCACGTCGCGACGATCCCGATGATCCGCCGGGGCGGGCGGGCATGA
- a CDS encoding SURF1 family protein → MPDVSEPPSAHAPIEVFPPTLREVMVRPRWIAMLLLCLVVAGVFAWLGQWQLGRAIDTAPVQKSTSEQVKPIADVVKPGEYLDDRLVGQKVAVDGDWVAGDFIVVSSRYNDGVEGYWVTGQLRLKDTATPTSLAVAVGWTPDRAKADAVASALNASSGGARLTGRLISDEGPIVPDPNGDPLELTRMSPAALLSRWHDVQGLDVYRPYLTSATPLGGLQAISSPAPDERQGVNWLNLFYAAEWAVFAGFAFYLWYRLAKDAWEKEVEELEELSAGVDERGV, encoded by the coding sequence ATGCCCGACGTCTCCGAACCGCCGTCGGCCCACGCGCCCATCGAGGTCTTCCCGCCCACACTCCGCGAGGTCATGGTGCGTCCCCGGTGGATCGCCATGCTGCTGCTGTGCCTGGTGGTCGCGGGGGTGTTCGCCTGGCTCGGCCAGTGGCAGCTCGGCCGCGCGATCGACACCGCCCCGGTGCAGAAGAGCACGTCCGAGCAGGTCAAGCCGATCGCGGATGTCGTGAAGCCGGGGGAGTACCTCGACGACCGGCTGGTGGGGCAGAAGGTGGCCGTCGACGGCGACTGGGTCGCGGGCGACTTCATCGTCGTCTCGTCGCGGTACAACGACGGCGTGGAGGGCTACTGGGTCACCGGTCAGCTCCGCCTGAAGGACACGGCGACGCCGACGTCGCTCGCCGTGGCGGTCGGCTGGACGCCGGATCGGGCGAAGGCGGATGCCGTGGCATCCGCGCTCAACGCCTCCTCCGGCGGCGCGCGCCTCACGGGACGGCTGATCTCCGACGAGGGGCCGATCGTGCCCGACCCGAACGGCGACCCGCTCGAGCTCACGCGCATGTCGCCCGCGGCGCTGCTCAGCCGCTGGCACGACGTGCAGGGACTCGACGTCTACCGCCCCTACCTGACGAGCGCCACGCCGCTCGGCGGCCTCCAGGCGATCTCGTCGCCCGCGCCGGACGAGCGCCAGGGCGTCAACTGGCTGAACCTCTTCTACGCCGCGGAGTGGGCCGTGTTCGCCGGCTTCGCGTTCTACCTCTGGTATCGCCTCGCGAAGGATGCGTGGGAGAAGGAGGTCGAGGAGCTGGAGGAGCTCTCGGCCGGCGTCGATGAGCGCGGAGTCTAG